In a genomic window of Streptomyces katrae:
- a CDS encoding low temperature requirement protein A — protein MTYVPMTARSRVEGHRTATSLELFFDLCFVVAVAQAGQRLVHALAEGHPGSGLVGYFFVFFGVWWAWMNFTWFASAYDCDDVPYRIATLVQIAGVLVYAAGVSRAFDSNDWTVAVVGYLIMRVALTAQWLRAAAGESGPGRSAALKYAAGLLLCQAGWVGLLFAPDDWKRRLFLVLLVAELMVPLVAERGHQTPWHAHHIVERYGLFTIIVLGETIAASTVAVKSALDEHEALGELLPIAAGGLLIVFAAWWIYFAVPMHERLNSNREAIPWGYGHLVVFGSGAAIGAGIEVAVEHAVGKAHISQVAANAAVTVPASVFLLMVWLLHSRHFKRGLAQQLVLPVAAVAILACTWAGSYAVLYAGLVSAATVAAGTTLSVRPVPATV, from the coding sequence ATGACGTACGTGCCGATGACCGCCCGCAGCCGCGTCGAGGGCCACCGGACGGCGACCTCCCTGGAGCTGTTCTTCGACCTGTGCTTCGTCGTCGCGGTCGCACAGGCGGGCCAGCGGCTGGTGCACGCGCTGGCGGAGGGGCATCCGGGCAGCGGGCTGGTCGGCTACTTCTTCGTCTTCTTCGGCGTGTGGTGGGCGTGGATGAACTTCACGTGGTTCGCCTCCGCTTACGACTGCGACGACGTGCCGTACCGGATCGCCACGCTCGTGCAGATCGCGGGGGTCCTCGTCTACGCGGCGGGGGTGAGCCGGGCCTTCGACAGCAATGACTGGACGGTGGCCGTCGTCGGCTACCTGATCATGCGGGTGGCGCTGACGGCGCAGTGGCTGCGGGCCGCGGCCGGGGAGAGCGGGCCTGGCCGGTCCGCAGCGCTGAAGTACGCCGCCGGGCTGCTGCTGTGCCAGGCGGGTTGGGTGGGGCTGCTGTTTGCGCCGGACGACTGGAAGCGCCGGCTGTTCCTGGTGCTGCTGGTGGCCGAGCTGATGGTCCCGTTGGTGGCGGAGCGCGGGCACCAGACGCCGTGGCACGCCCACCACATCGTGGAGCGGTACGGCCTGTTCACCATCATCGTGCTGGGCGAGACGATCGCCGCGAGCACGGTGGCGGTGAAGTCGGCCCTCGACGAGCACGAGGCGCTGGGCGAGCTGCTGCCCATCGCGGCGGGTGGGCTGCTGATCGTCTTCGCCGCGTGGTGGATCTATTTCGCGGTCCCGATGCACGAGCGGCTGAACTCCAACCGGGAGGCGATCCCGTGGGGCTACGGCCACTTGGTGGTCTTCGGTTCGGGTGCGGCGATCGGCGCGGGTATCGAGGTGGCGGTGGAGCACGCGGTCGGCAAGGCGCACATCTCGCAGGTGGCGGCGAACGCGGCCGTGACCGTCCCTGCGTCGGTGTTCCTGCTGATGGTGTGGCTGCTGCACTCGCGGCACTTCAAGCGGGGGCTCGCCCAGCAGCTGGTGCTGCCGGTGGCCGCGGTCGCGATCCTCGCCTGTACCTGGGCGGGTTCCTACGCCGTGCTGTACGCGGGCCTGGTCTCGGCGGCCACGGTGGCGGCGGGAACGACCCTCTCGGTCCGCCCCGTACCGGCCACCGTCTGA
- a CDS encoding cytochrome P450, which produces MTLPSQRLATGPGGELAEPGFWQRPPADRLAAFARLRALDSPVFVPEGGGRGGHWALVRHADVQEASRLPKVFASAPGVTTPEPARWVRALFGDSMVNLDGPDHAQLRKIVQRAFTPRLLAAAEADIHAVAARIVDDVLERRPEEFVSAVSSRLPLEVICNMMGIPERYRAEIADRVNHASENIGVERGLASRLRMPGRGLRALARMQRMVAGIGRERRRNPCDDLISALVCANVDGQALGARQLGAFFSLLMVAGVETTRNAITHGLTLLTDFPAQRDLLLSDFEKYADGAVDEMIRHSTPIIQFRRTVTAQHTLGGRAFEPGDKVVLYYASANRDEAVFPDPDAFDITRSPNPHLGFGGGGPHFCLGAHLARVEMKALFRELLTRPVGLRAVGLPDLAGSNFDNRVRSLRFAFDTP; this is translated from the coding sequence ATGACACTCCCCTCACAGAGACTCGCAACCGGCCCCGGCGGGGAACTGGCCGAGCCAGGCTTCTGGCAGCGGCCGCCCGCCGACCGCCTCGCGGCCTTCGCCCGCCTGCGCGCGCTGGACTCCCCCGTGTTCGTCCCGGAGGGCGGCGGCCGGGGCGGCCACTGGGCCCTCGTACGGCACGCGGACGTGCAGGAGGCCAGCCGGCTGCCCAAGGTGTTCGCGAGCGCCCCCGGGGTGACGACGCCGGAGCCGGCGCGGTGGGTGCGGGCCCTGTTCGGGGACTCCATGGTCAACCTGGACGGCCCGGACCACGCACAGCTGCGGAAGATCGTGCAGCGGGCGTTCACGCCCCGGCTGCTGGCGGCGGCGGAGGCGGACATCCACGCGGTCGCGGCCCGGATCGTGGACGACGTGCTGGAGCGGCGGCCCGAGGAGTTCGTCTCGGCGGTGTCCTCACGGCTGCCCCTGGAGGTCATCTGCAACATGATGGGGATCCCGGAGCGCTACCGGGCGGAGATCGCCGACCGGGTCAACCACGCCTCGGAGAACATCGGGGTGGAGCGGGGGCTGGCGTCGCGGCTGCGGATGCCGGGGCGGGGGCTGCGGGCGCTGGCGCGGATGCAGCGGATGGTGGCGGGCATCGGCCGGGAGCGGCGCCGCAACCCCTGCGACGACCTGATCTCGGCGCTGGTCTGCGCGAACGTGGACGGGCAGGCGCTCGGTGCCCGGCAGTTGGGGGCGTTCTTCAGCCTGCTGATGGTGGCGGGGGTGGAGACCACCCGCAACGCCATCACGCACGGGCTGACCCTGCTGACCGACTTCCCCGCCCAACGGGACCTGCTGCTGTCGGACTTCGAGAAGTACGCGGACGGGGCGGTGGACGAGATGATCCGGCACTCCACGCCGATCATCCAGTTCCGCCGGACGGTCACGGCGCAACACACGCTGGGCGGGCGCGCGTTCGAGCCCGGGGACAAGGTGGTGCTGTACTACGCCTCCGCCAACCGGGACGAGGCCGTCTTCCCCGACCCGGACGCCTTCGACATCACCCGCTCGCCCAACCCCCATCTGGGCTTCGGCGGCGGGGGCCCGCACTTCTGCCTGGGCGCGCATCTGGCCCGGGTGGAGATGAAGGCCCTCTTCCGTGAGCTGCTGACCCGGCCGGTGGGTCTGCGGGCGGTGGGTCTGCCCGATCTGGCGGGGTCCAACTTCGACAACCGCGTCCGTTCGCTGCGGTTCGCCTTCGACACCCCCTGA
- a CDS encoding DUF5949 family protein, translating to MTSTQAETDRSLLGTLSVLAWIGDPSEGHDVPYLIAYTLGDGPQGREGGEAAARGLLEEIGLQIGDVVIDGTRNPRTFPVQILLADDQIALTMPGLNATCTAPPEWVAAANESGQAYFLFATRAWPEAVPGQVVSPELLQGFAGDEAVLTSSAHCVLTVQTLQK from the coding sequence ATGACTTCAACGCAAGCCGAAACCGACCGCTCCCTGCTCGGCACCCTTTCCGTCCTCGCCTGGATCGGTGACCCCTCGGAGGGCCACGACGTCCCGTACCTCATCGCCTACACCCTCGGCGACGGCCCGCAGGGCCGGGAGGGCGGCGAGGCGGCCGCCCGCGGGCTGCTGGAGGAGATCGGCCTGCAGATCGGCGACGTGGTCATCGACGGAACGCGCAACCCGCGCACCTTCCCCGTACAGATCCTGCTGGCCGACGACCAGATCGCCCTGACCATGCCCGGGCTCAACGCCACCTGCACCGCGCCGCCCGAGTGGGTCGCCGCGGCCAACGAGAGCGGGCAGGCCTACTTCCTGTTCGCCACCCGCGCCTGGCCCGAGGCCGTTCCCGGCCAGGTGGTGTCGCCGGAGCTGCTCCAGGGCTTCGCCGGGGACGAGGCGGTGCTGACCAGCAGCGCCCACTGCGTCCTCACGGTGCAGACCCTGCAGAAGTAG
- a CDS encoding DUF4352 domain-containing protein: MRQTASVLAATALLPALLLTATACQSASEGSATAPAAAPAVPVDDGAPGTDEEPVAPDRADAAGAAKDAHVGDSVRVQGREVGRHLQAVLGAFVDPAVSVEPNYAPPAGKRWVAASMSFVNVGGASYGALGRMWAYDGAGKRYPVVRTGELTTGKPLVFDSLAVGERAEGWVVFEIPENQRIVRLQYQDANMRPNSGGGFWAV; encoded by the coding sequence ATGCGTCAGACCGCCTCCGTCCTCGCCGCCACCGCGCTCCTGCCCGCCCTGCTGCTGACCGCCACCGCCTGCCAGAGCGCCTCCGAGGGGTCGGCCACGGCCCCGGCCGCGGCGCCCGCCGTCCCGGTGGACGACGGGGCGCCCGGCACCGACGAGGAGCCCGTCGCCCCGGACCGGGCAGACGCGGCGGGCGCCGCGAAGGATGCCCATGTGGGTGACTCCGTACGGGTGCAAGGGCGGGAGGTGGGTCGACACCTCCAGGCGGTGCTCGGCGCGTTCGTGGACCCCGCCGTCAGCGTCGAACCGAACTACGCGCCGCCCGCCGGGAAGCGCTGGGTGGCCGCCTCGATGTCCTTCGTCAACGTCGGCGGGGCCTCGTACGGGGCACTCGGGCGCATGTGGGCGTACGACGGCGCGGGCAAGCGCTACCCGGTCGTGCGCACCGGTGAACTCACCACCGGCAAACCGCTCGTCTTCGATTCCCTGGCGGTCGGCGAGCGGGCCGAAGGATGGGTGGTGTTCGAAATTCCGGAAAACCAGCGCATTGTGCGGCTCCAGTACCAGGACGCGAACATGCGGCCGAATTCCGGAGGGGGATTCTGGGCCGTGTAA
- a CDS encoding DUF6299 family protein — protein sequence MRIPARRMTLTAFSALAATALFATPALATVFHQGISLRPEARITADGSVVLSGTYQCELSPASAAIQIKATVVQDATRLSIGAGEVFCDGREHIWEAVSPMTGGLHPGAARAVAELQEIHMTGLMPRALSTVAEDRQDIEVTVDHR from the coding sequence ATGCGCATCCCCGCCCGCCGAATGACCCTGACCGCCTTCTCCGCCCTGGCCGCCACCGCCCTCTTCGCCACTCCCGCCCTGGCCACCGTTTTCCACCAGGGAATTTCCCTGCGGCCGGAAGCCCGCATCACCGCGGACGGCTCGGTCGTCCTTTCCGGCACCTACCAGTGCGAACTCTCGCCGGCCTCGGCCGCGATCCAGATCAAGGCCACCGTCGTCCAGGACGCCACTCGCCTGAGCATCGGCGCCGGGGAGGTCTTCTGCGACGGCCGGGAGCACATCTGGGAGGCGGTGAGCCCGATGACGGGCGGCCTGCACCCGGGTGCCGCGCGCGCCGTCGCGGAGCTCCAGGAGATCCACATGACCGGGCTGATGCCGCGTGCGCTCAGCACGGTCGCCGAGGACCGGCAGGACATCGAGGTGACCGTCGACCACCGGTAG
- a CDS encoding SpoIIE family protein phosphatase — translation MAAAERDGAGQGAPQPLTGPGERLALNGMGSFEWDLDSGTLVLDEAGLSVFDLEPEEFDHTPRGLGLRIPADDSARLQDTVDGVLGGGGETYGSYFTVRRRDGRDQWTHTQGRVLRDADGRALRIVGIVRDATAELAHATVLRKLENARIQQAAIVQRTTEALSRAVTVDDVTAALTGAGALERLGADGLALGLVENGAIKIIALSGESLEILDERKFTRLDGSLPLSQAVVTRKARFVTSLTALADEFPLLADYLRRIRFDAAAYLPLIAQARAIGGLVLFYRRRTEFSPEEQNLCLGLAGIVAQSLQRALLFDQEREFATGLQASMLPRRIPEITGGEIAVRYHSAWSGREVGGDWYDVISLPRDRVGIVVGDVQGHDTHAAAIMGQLRIALRAYAGEGHPPSTVLARASRFLAELDTERFATCMYAQVDLETGGVRAVRAGHLGPLIRHTDGRTGWPNVRGGLPLGLASAFGEEDYPETRLDLVPGETLVLCTDGLVEEPGSTITAGMDALAHAVRSGPQGPGELADHLSDRLWERWGSGDDVALLVLRRAPDPGTHRAPRIHQYVHQADPEGLSEARYALRQALRDWGMGELADDVELAAGELLVNALLHTDGGAVLTMEVLPEPVRRIRLWVKDRSSVWPRRRTPGEAATTGRGLLLVDALATHWGVESRGDGKAVWCEFDAGAAARGTA, via the coding sequence GTGGCAGCGGCGGAGCGGGACGGCGCGGGGCAGGGCGCGCCCCAGCCCCTGACGGGCCCCGGGGAGCGGCTCGCGCTCAACGGCATGGGCAGCTTCGAATGGGACCTGGACAGCGGCACCCTCGTCCTGGACGAGGCCGGGCTGTCCGTGTTCGACCTGGAGCCCGAGGAGTTCGACCACACCCCCCGGGGCCTCGGCCTGCGCATCCCGGCCGACGACTCGGCCCGCCTCCAGGACACCGTGGACGGGGTGCTCGGCGGCGGCGGGGAGACGTACGGCTCGTACTTCACCGTCCGCCGGCGCGACGGCCGCGACCAGTGGACGCACACCCAGGGCCGGGTGCTGCGCGACGCCGACGGCAGGGCCCTGCGGATCGTCGGCATCGTCCGCGACGCCACCGCCGAGCTGGCCCACGCGACGGTGCTGCGGAAACTGGAGAACGCCCGCATCCAGCAGGCGGCCATCGTCCAGCGCACCACCGAGGCCCTGTCACGGGCCGTGACCGTCGACGACGTGACGGCCGCCCTCACCGGCGCGGGCGCCCTGGAACGGCTCGGCGCGGACGGGCTGGCCCTGGGGCTCGTGGAGAACGGCGCCATCAAGATCATCGCGTTGAGCGGGGAATCCCTGGAGATCCTCGACGAACGGAAGTTCACCCGGCTGGACGGCTCCCTGCCCCTGTCGCAGGCCGTGGTCACCCGCAAGGCCCGCTTCGTCACCTCGCTCACCGCCCTCGCCGACGAGTTCCCCCTGCTGGCCGACTACCTGCGCCGCATCCGCTTCGACGCCGCCGCCTACCTGCCGCTGATCGCCCAGGCCCGGGCCATCGGCGGGCTCGTGCTCTTCTACCGGCGGCGCACCGAGTTCAGCCCGGAGGAGCAGAACCTGTGCCTGGGCCTGGCGGGCATCGTCGCCCAGTCCCTCCAGCGGGCCCTGCTCTTCGACCAGGAGCGTGAGTTCGCCACCGGCCTGCAGGCCTCGATGCTCCCCCGCCGCATCCCCGAGATCACCGGCGGGGAGATCGCCGTCCGCTACCACTCCGCGTGGAGCGGACGGGAGGTCGGCGGAGACTGGTACGACGTCATCTCCCTGCCCCGCGACCGCGTCGGGATCGTGGTCGGCGACGTACAGGGCCACGACACGCACGCCGCCGCAATCATGGGCCAGCTGCGCATCGCCCTGCGCGCCTACGCGGGCGAGGGGCACCCGCCGTCCACCGTCCTGGCCCGGGCCTCCCGCTTCCTCGCCGAACTCGACACCGAACGCTTCGCCACCTGCATGTACGCACAGGTGGACCTGGAGACCGGAGGCGTCCGGGCGGTCCGCGCGGGCCACCTCGGCCCGCTGATCCGGCACACGGACGGGCGCACCGGCTGGCCCAACGTCCGCGGCGGCCTGCCCCTGGGGCTGGCCTCGGCCTTCGGGGAGGAGGACTACCCCGAGACCCGGCTGGACCTGGTGCCCGGCGAGACGCTCGTCCTGTGCACCGACGGCCTCGTCGAGGAGCCCGGCTCCACCATCACCGCCGGCATGGACGCGCTGGCCCACGCCGTGCGCAGCGGGCCCCAGGGCCCCGGGGAGCTCGCCGACCACCTCTCCGACCGGCTCTGGGAGCGCTGGGGCTCCGGCGACGACGTCGCCCTGCTCGTCCTGCGGCGCGCCCCCGACCCGGGCACGCACCGCGCCCCCCGCATCCACCAGTATGTCCACCAGGCCGACCCCGAGGGCCTCTCCGAGGCCCGCTACGCCCTGCGGCAGGCCCTGCGGGACTGGGGGATGGGCGAGCTGGCCGACGACGTCGAGCTGGCGGCGGGGGAGCTGCTGGTCAACGCCCTGCTGCACACCGACGGCGGGGCGGTGCTGACCATGGAGGTGCTGCCGGAGCCGGTGCGGCGGATCCGGCTGTGGGTCAAGGACCGCTCCAGCGTGTGGCCGCGCCGGCGCACCCCCGGCGAGGCGGCGACCACGGGGCGCGGGCTGCTGCTGGTGGACGCGCTGGCCACGCACTGGGGCGTGGAGTCCCGGGGCGACGGCAAGGCGGTGTGGTGCGAGTTCGACGCGGGCGCGGCCGCGCGCGGCACGGCGTGA
- a CDS encoding NAD(P)-binding domain-containing protein codes for MDDLVVVGAGPYGLSIAAHAAAAGLGVRVLGRPMASWRDHMPEGMYLKSEPWSSSLSAPGGRYTLAEYCATRSLVAEHGSPLPIGTFSAYGLWFARHAGLPEVEEVTVTEVAPEGDGFRVSTAEGPPLLARTVALAVGVMPFTHYPRALRDLPPAHYSHSSGHRDLSRFAGQEVAVLGAGQAALETAALLAESGARPCLVARRSRLNWNPVPQPLRRPVLRALRDPHSGLGTGWRSWVWSELPWAVRGLPAPTRERIAATALGPAGAWWLRDRFEGRVPALMGHRLHRAVAVGGRTRLGLTTAAGESVVLDTAHVIAATGFTPRLGRLHLLDAGLRAALATVGEGDTPELSPGFESSWPGLFFAGLLTAPSFGPSMRFVHGAGFTAGRLVKGVRKRLGARGPLPGRAGGVRPVRASAGRPETYLR; via the coding sequence ATGGACGATCTCGTGGTGGTCGGCGCGGGCCCGTACGGGCTGTCGATCGCCGCGCACGCGGCGGCGGCCGGGCTCGGCGTACGGGTGCTGGGCCGGCCCATGGCCTCCTGGCGGGACCACATGCCCGAGGGCATGTACCTCAAGTCCGAGCCCTGGTCCTCCAGCCTCTCCGCCCCCGGCGGCCGCTACACCCTCGCCGAGTACTGCGCCACCCGGAGCCTCGTCGCGGAGCACGGCAGCCCGCTGCCGATCGGCACCTTCAGCGCCTACGGGCTCTGGTTCGCCCGCCACGCCGGCCTGCCCGAGGTGGAGGAGGTCACCGTCACCGAGGTCGCCCCCGAGGGCGACGGCTTCCGCGTCAGCACCGCCGAGGGCCCGCCGCTGCTCGCCCGCACGGTGGCCCTGGCCGTCGGGGTGATGCCGTTCACCCACTACCCCCGGGCGCTGCGCGACCTGCCCCCGGCCCACTACTCGCACAGCAGCGGCCACCGCGACCTGTCCCGGTTCGCCGGGCAGGAGGTCGCCGTCCTCGGCGCCGGGCAGGCCGCGCTGGAGACCGCCGCCCTGCTGGCCGAGTCGGGGGCCCGGCCCTGCCTGGTGGCCCGCCGGTCCCGGCTGAACTGGAACCCCGTCCCGCAGCCCCTCCGGCGGCCCGTGCTGCGGGCCCTGCGCGACCCGCACAGCGGGCTCGGCACCGGCTGGCGGAGCTGGGTGTGGTCGGAGCTGCCCTGGGCCGTGCGGGGGCTGCCCGCGCCGACGCGGGAGCGGATCGCCGCCACGGCCCTGGGGCCGGCCGGGGCGTGGTGGCTGCGGGACCGCTTCGAGGGGAGGGTGCCCGCGCTCATGGGGCACCGGCTGCACCGGGCGGTGGCGGTGGGCGGCCGGACCCGGCTCGGGCTGACCACGGCCGCGGGGGAGTCCGTCGTCCTGGACACCGCGCACGTCATCGCCGCCACCGGCTTCACCCCGCGGCTGGGCCGGCTGCACCTCCTCGACGCGGGCCTGCGGGCCGCGCTGGCGACCGTGGGCGAGGGGGACACCCCCGAGCTGAGCCCCGGTTTCGAGTCGTCCTGGCCGGGACTGTTCTTCGCGGGGCTGCTGACGGCTCCCTCATTCGGACCTTCCATGCGATTCGTGCACGGCGCGGGCTTCACGGCGGGGAGACTGGTGAAGGGAGTCCGCAAACGCCTCGGCGCGCGGGGTCCCCTGCCGGGCCGGGCCGGCGGGGTCCGGCCGGTCCGGGCGTCCGCCGGACGTCCGGAGACGTATCTACGCTGA
- a CDS encoding ATP-grasp domain-containing protein, with protein sequence MSRSRYLHATHPGPAGGVDPEAPEALLECLVGVSERIGRPAVLVAMDDLSAIAVSRVAPMLTGRFRIPHQPDDLPARVADKAELSRLCARWDVPHPETVIPQSGGEAAGAAWALGLPVVAKWSRPWLLPAGSGLRSTTLVDSAAGARELYERSAEAGSPLLLQRFLPAGPDTDWFFHGAFGRGGRPLLAGSGRKELAWPVRAGLTAVGRWLADPAVEESGLRLAERLGYQGILDLDFRRDERGAVRLVDFNPRPGAQFRLFADDAGLDVVQAMYLDLTGQRVPEPAGGPGRVFVAENYALLAAVRGHSLPRLRLRGGGGAGGASGAAAGGVGGGPGAAGAAGARGSGADGSGVPGAGVVPGPGVSGLSGVSDPGPSSPAGPSSPGLSGPSGPWGADGAGGAAGAGMASGSAGPGALRVAEDGERGRVEAAWFAADDPGPFLAMLCAFLGRGLGKGARLLRGVPAQGRRTVRAVRAPRQRGGERAGGDGLAEAGPAVTCQGAPGVPAPPGSPEASAEPDELVSR encoded by the coding sequence GTGAGCCGCTCGCGGTACCTGCACGCCACGCATCCCGGACCGGCCGGCGGAGTGGACCCGGAGGCGCCCGAAGCGCTCCTGGAATGCCTCGTCGGGGTCTCGGAGCGGATCGGCCGGCCCGCCGTGCTCGTCGCCATGGACGACCTGAGCGCCATCGCGGTCTCGCGCGTGGCCCCGATGCTGACGGGCCGTTTCCGGATCCCCCATCAGCCGGACGACCTGCCCGCCCGGGTGGCGGACAAGGCGGAGCTGTCGCGGCTGTGCGCCCGCTGGGACGTCCCGCACCCGGAGACCGTGATCCCGCAGAGCGGGGGCGAGGCGGCCGGGGCCGCGTGGGCACTGGGGCTGCCGGTGGTGGCCAAGTGGAGCCGGCCCTGGCTGCTGCCCGCCGGGAGCGGGCTGCGCAGCACCACGCTGGTGGACAGCGCCGCCGGGGCGCGGGAGCTGTACGAGCGCTCCGCCGAGGCCGGGAGCCCGCTGCTGCTCCAGCGCTTCCTGCCCGCGGGGCCCGACACCGACTGGTTCTTCCACGGGGCCTTCGGCCGGGGCGGGCGGCCGCTGCTGGCCGGGTCGGGCCGCAAGGAACTGGCGTGGCCGGTCCGGGCGGGGCTGACTGCGGTGGGGCGGTGGCTGGCCGACCCGGCGGTGGAGGAGTCGGGGCTGCGGCTCGCCGAACGGCTCGGCTACCAGGGGATCCTGGACCTCGACTTCCGCCGCGACGAGCGGGGTGCGGTGCGGCTGGTGGACTTCAACCCGAGGCCGGGGGCGCAGTTCAGGCTGTTCGCGGACGACGCGGGGCTGGACGTGGTCCAGGCGATGTACCTGGACCTGACGGGGCAACGGGTGCCGGAGCCCGCGGGTGGTCCGGGGCGGGTCTTCGTGGCGGAGAACTACGCCCTGCTGGCGGCGGTGCGCGGGCACTCCCTGCCGCGGCTGCGGCTGCGGGGCGGCGGTGGTGCCGGGGGCGCGTCCGGGGCCGCTGCCGGCGGGGTGGGTGGTGGTCCGGGGGCTGCGGGGGCTGCGGGGGCTCGGGGTTCGGGTGCGGACGGTTCGGGTGTCCCGGGGGCGGGTGTCGTTCCGGGGCCGGGTGTTTCGGGGCTTTCCGGTGTTTCGGATCCGGGGCCGTCGAGTCCGGCGGGTCCTTCGAGTCCGGGTCTCTCGGGACCTTCGGGTCCTTGGGGTGCTGATGGTGCCGGTGGTGCCGCTGGTGCCGGTATGGCGTCCGGTTCCGCGGGGCCCGGGGCCCTACGGGTGGCGGAGGACGGGGAGCGGGGGCGGGTGGAGGCGGCCTGGTTCGCCGCCGACGACCCCGGGCCGTTCCTGGCGATGCTCTGCGCCTTCCTGGGGCGCGGCCTGGGCAAGGGGGCGCGCCTCCTGCGCGGGGTCCCGGCGCAGGGGCGGCGCACCGTCCGGGCGGTGCGGGCCCCGCGCCAGCGCGGCGGCGAGCGGGCGGGCGGGGACGGCCTCGCGGAGGCCGGCCCGGCGGTGACCTGCCAGGGCGCGCCGGGGGTGCCCGCACCCCCGGGCTCCCCGGAGGCGTCGGCGGAACCGGACGAGCTGGTGTCGCGGTGA
- a CDS encoding glycosyl hydrolase, which produces MARPHHRLVSTCVGTVTAGLLATGAALAAPDDDPAQGSDTAFGAYLDYGRAGIARIPYLSRWLGGREIRVGHTYLPGDSWAGIEGRVPFLEDWAQWRRAEDDRMFVLNVPMQARNEGRVPDWQVTQLIRAGAQGEYDRHFRKLAERLVELGVPDTVIVLGWEMNGTTYTHRCGPDPEHWKAYWNRVVNTMRSVPGQRFKFDFTPNRGTDAIPWTACYPGDEVVDVIGMDSYDQGPGRTFDDHVKQPYGLQQHVDFAKAHGKRISYPEWGLFRNGDNPEYVRRMLQWIDQHHPLYHTITDYCPHGVWQCKQNPQSSKVFRDALTDQGPVVVPTPVVPTPVVPTPVIPTPVVPTPVVPTPVVPTPVVPTPVVPTPQIPTPQIPTPQVPTPQIPTPQIPTPQVPTPQVPTPPAPTPDASAPAPEPTPTPTPTPTPVRPEPEVSVPPVVPPVPTPEASPTPTPTPTPTPTPTPVAPEPQPLPTRPAPSASQPPKPLPKPQPKPEPKPQPQQPVNSKQWCLPLDFGDWFSKLMGKRSLCITFGGWVGDSGFWPF; this is translated from the coding sequence ATGGCCAGACCACACCACCGCCTGGTGAGCACCTGCGTCGGTACGGTCACGGCCGGGCTGCTCGCCACCGGCGCCGCGCTCGCGGCGCCGGACGACGATCCTGCCCAGGGTTCCGACACCGCCTTCGGCGCCTATCTCGACTACGGGCGAGCCGGCATCGCCCGCATCCCCTACCTGTCGCGCTGGCTGGGCGGCCGCGAGATCCGGGTCGGGCACACCTATCTGCCCGGCGACTCCTGGGCCGGCATCGAGGGCCGCGTCCCGTTCCTGGAGGACTGGGCGCAGTGGCGCCGGGCCGAGGACGACCGGATGTTCGTCCTCAACGTGCCCATGCAGGCGCGCAACGAGGGCCGGGTGCCCGACTGGCAGGTGACCCAGCTGATCCGGGCGGGCGCGCAGGGCGAGTACGACCGGCACTTCCGGAAGCTGGCCGAGCGGCTGGTGGAGCTGGGCGTCCCGGACACGGTGATCGTGCTCGGCTGGGAGATGAACGGCACCACGTACACCCACCGCTGCGGTCCCGACCCGGAACACTGGAAGGCGTACTGGAACCGCGTCGTCAACACGATGCGCTCCGTCCCCGGACAGCGGTTCAAGTTCGATTTCACCCCCAACCGGGGAACCGACGCGATCCCGTGGACCGCGTGCTACCCGGGCGACGAGGTGGTCGACGTCATCGGCATGGATTCGTACGACCAGGGGCCCGGCCGGACCTTCGACGACCACGTCAAGCAGCCGTACGGGCTCCAGCAGCACGTCGACTTCGCGAAAGCACACGGCAAGCGGATCTCGTACCCGGAGTGGGGGCTGTTCCGCAACGGGGACAACCCGGAATACGTACGGCGCATGCTCCAGTGGATCGACCAGCACCACCCGCTCTACCACACCATCACCGACTACTGCCCGCACGGCGTCTGGCAGTGCAAGCAGAACCCGCAGTCCTCCAAGGTCTTCCGGGACGCCCTGACCGACCAGGGACCGGTGGTGGTCCCGACCCCGGTGGTCCCCACGCCCGTCGTCCCCACCCCGGTGATCCCGACCCCCGTCGTACCCACCCCCGTCGTACCCACGCCGGTCGTCCCCACGCCGGTCGTCCCCACGCCGGTCGTCCCCACCCCGCAGATCCCCACCCCGCAGATCCCCACCCCGCAGGTCCCCACGCCCCAGATCCCCACCCCGCAGATCCCGACCCCGCAGGTCCCCACTCCCCAGGTCCCCACGCCGCCCGCGCCCACACCGGACGCATCCGCTCCGGCCCCCGAGCCCACCCCCACTCCCACACCCACCCCGACCCCCGTACGCCCGGAACCCGAGGTCTCCGTCCCGCCCGTGGTCCCGCCGGTGCCCACCCCCGAGGCGTCCCCGACCCCGACCCCCACCCCCACCCCCACACCGACGCCGACCCCGGTCGCACCCGAGCCCCAGCCCCTGCCCACCCGGCCGGCTCCGTCCGCGTCCCAGCCCCCGAAGCCACTGCCCAAGCCGCAGCCCAAGCCCGAACCGAAGCCGCAGCCCCAGCAGCCCGTCAACAGCAAGCAGTGGTGCCTGCCGCTCGACTTCGGCGACTGGTTCTCGAAGCTGATGGGCAAGCGGTCGCTCTGCATCACCTTCGGCGGCTGGGTTGGGGACTCCGGGTTCTGGCCCTTCTAG